From a single Miscanthus floridulus cultivar M001 chromosome 8, ASM1932011v1, whole genome shotgun sequence genomic region:
- the LOC136474650 gene encoding protein MIZU-KUSSEI 1-like: MARAFRAASPLPLPSSRSAAAVTNGGGRGNFPWLTKKSSSKPPAPSGGGQESKGDEPEGAGANAAAAAAGSIEQSPSPSSSSSRKRADALARLRAAFLAAITHRRRRRQLGSCVTGTIFGRRSGRVHVALQTDPRSAPVVLLEMAAYSTSALVREMSSGLVRLALECEKTPLAAGDKRRGLLEEPTWRAYCNGRKCGFAVRRECGADEWRVLGAVEPVSVGAGVLPDDVAGAGAGAAEGDLMYMRARFERVVGSRDSEAFYMMNTDGSGGPELSIYLLRV, from the exons ATGGCGAGAGCCTTCCGCGCGGCCTCCCCGCTGCCCCTGCCAAGCTCGAGGAGCGCCGCCGCGGTGACGAACGGCGGAGGGAGAGGGAACTTCCCGTGGCTAACGAAGAAGAGCTCGAGCAAGCCGCCGGCGCCGAGCGGGGGCGGACAAGAGAGCAAGGGTGACGAGCCCGAGGGGGCGGGGGctaacgccgccgccgccgcagccgggtCCATCGAGCAGTCTCCGTccccgtcatcgtcgtcgtcgaggaagcgcgcggacgcgctggcgcggCTGCGGGCGGCGTTCCTGGCGGCGATCACGcacaggcgccggcgccggcagctGGGGTCGTGCGTGACGGGCACCATCTTCGGCCGGCGGAGCGGGCGCGTGCACGTCGCGCTGCAGACAGACCCGCGCTCCGCGCCCGTGGTGCTGTTGGAGATGGCCGCCTACTCCACCAGCGCGCTCGTCAGGGAGATGTCCTCGGGCCTCGTGCGCCTCGCGCTCGAGTGCGAGAAGACGCCGCTCGCCGCCG GGGACAAGCGGCGGGGGTTGCTGGAGGAGCCAACGTGGCGCGCGTACTGCAACGGTCGCAAGTGCGGGTTCGCGGTGCGCCGGGAGTGCGGCGCGGACGAGTGGAGGGTGCTCGGCGCGGTCGAGCCGGTGTCCGTGGGCGCCGGCGTGCTCCCGGACgacgtcgccggcgccggcgctggaGCAGCGGAGGGCGACCTGATGTACATGCGGGCAAGGTTCGAGCGCGTGGTGGGCTCCAGGGACTCGGAGGCGTTCTACATGATGAACACCGACGGCAGCGGCGGCCCCGAGCTCAGCATCTACCTTCTACG